A single region of the Candidatus Poribacteria bacterium genome encodes:
- a CDS encoding DUF4011 domain-containing protein, producing the protein MDSIEKKLNEARSELLDLGLRNPLINYKLLKARGIEVIDESPPDIYQILVQDRKAMSFLPKRESDEDALFFFEDDEVENDPTRYTDSKLQTNHLSTELQRRLLNTYYTARTAIEEQGMTTLYLALGILEWYESESSEILHRAPLILVPVEIHRTSVRASFRVQYTEEDIGTNLSLQEKLKTEFSIQLPDLPEADGLDQSNIQNYFQAVSESINGFDRWSVDASAIALGFFSFAKFLMYCDLDAKNWSDNVLTEHPILRSVLVNGFREPKPSIDDSVPNVDKHLIPANTYHVVDADSSQALAIHDVSQGRNLIIQGPPGTGKSQTITNLIAEAVAKKKHVLFVAEKMAALEVVKRNLDKVGLGDACLELHSHKMSKKAVVDELRRVLDLVEPTNSEQDVKALLSNRDELNRYCEAINTPIGESGITPYQGYGEILAVERRLLDVKTPDLDSHKFQHSVSEFKEGLERTESLQVHLKQMGVPTKHPFWGSLCKHFLPADRESLERSAVEAKEAVIALKNSSAQLAEHLKLKPPDTCETVESLIRAAHRALAAPNLAGTSVKSTEWRTHSSDLEIGLNAGERLSELHSTHDHILIPEAWKQNVLEIRQILAVYGSKRWRVFSGKYRRAHNELAGLCSQQLPKIQDAQLRMVDAILEGQRELPYFEKIEGLGQELFGTLWKGKASSWPQLRRIVQYLSALYKSVEDNELPEALIVYLASNPDLGTLKSLVTTVEEHQSNYPHLLQTVINKIQLDETVFARGDNGLRSLPLTKQAQVLERWEHESEKLQEIVTYNHLVEVLKDSDFAEIVEVANDWAEASEFLSDVLKRTWYSACVETAIRERPILAKFSSDVHQNIVENSRN; encoded by the coding sequence ATGGATTCTATAGAAAAAAAATTAAACGAGGCGCGATCTGAACTCCTTGACTTGGGTTTGCGTAATCCGCTGATTAACTACAAACTTCTCAAAGCACGAGGGATTGAAGTTATTGATGAATCTCCGCCGGATATTTATCAAATTCTTGTACAAGATAGGAAGGCGATGTCTTTCCTACCAAAGCGTGAATCTGACGAAGATGCCCTTTTTTTCTTTGAAGATGATGAGGTGGAAAATGATCCGACGCGGTATACCGATAGCAAGCTTCAAACAAACCATTTATCAACAGAGCTTCAGAGGCGTTTGTTGAATACCTATTATACGGCGCGAACGGCTATTGAAGAGCAAGGGATGACTACACTCTATCTTGCGTTGGGTATACTTGAATGGTATGAATCTGAATCAAGTGAGATACTGCACCGTGCTCCACTAATTTTGGTCCCTGTGGAGATCCATCGGACCAGTGTACGCGCCAGTTTCCGTGTTCAATACACAGAGGAAGATATTGGAACGAATCTTTCCCTTCAGGAGAAACTCAAAACCGAGTTTAGTATCCAATTACCGGATCTTCCCGAAGCGGATGGCCTTGACCAGTCCAACATTCAGAATTATTTTCAAGCCGTAAGTGAGTCGATTAATGGTTTTGATCGGTGGTCGGTTGATGCCTCTGCGATTGCACTGGGCTTTTTCTCGTTTGCTAAGTTTCTGATGTACTGCGATTTAGATGCTAAAAATTGGTCTGATAATGTCTTAACTGAACATCCTATACTGCGATCAGTCTTAGTAAATGGATTTCGAGAACCAAAACCATCCATTGACGATAGCGTCCCCAATGTTGACAAACACCTGATACCTGCTAATACATATCATGTAGTTGATGCGGACAGTTCGCAAGCATTGGCTATTCACGATGTGAGTCAAGGACGAAATCTTATTATCCAAGGTCCGCCGGGGACTGGAAAATCCCAAACCATTACCAACCTGATTGCAGAAGCTGTCGCAAAGAAAAAACACGTACTGTTTGTGGCAGAAAAGATGGCAGCTTTGGAGGTAGTCAAGCGCAACCTTGACAAGGTAGGACTTGGAGATGCTTGTCTGGAACTACATAGCCATAAGATGAGCAAAAAAGCAGTGGTTGATGAGCTAAGGCGAGTTCTTGATCTTGTTGAACCAACAAATTCTGAACAGGATGTAAAGGCCCTACTCAGTAACCGCGACGAGTTAAACAGGTACTGTGAGGCAATTAACACGCCAATTGGCGAAAGCGGGATTACTCCTTATCAGGGATATGGAGAAATTTTAGCCGTGGAACGTCGCCTTTTAGATGTGAAAACTCCAGATTTGGATTCTCATAAATTTCAACATTCGGTATCTGAATTTAAAGAAGGGTTGGAACGGACAGAAAGCTTACAGGTGCATCTTAAGCAGATGGGAGTACCAACAAAGCATCCGTTTTGGGGCAGCCTTTGCAAGCACTTTCTTCCGGCTGACAGAGAATCGCTAGAAAGGTCGGCGGTAGAAGCGAAAGAAGCAGTTATAGCACTCAAAAATTCATCTGCTCAACTTGCAGAACACCTTAAACTCAAGCCACCGGATACGTGTGAGACTGTTGAAAGTCTCATTCGTGCGGCACACCGTGCCTTAGCCGCTCCGAACTTGGCAGGGACTTCTGTGAAATCAACAGAATGGAGAACACATAGTAGCGATTTAGAAATAGGATTAAATGCAGGAGAACGGTTGAGTGAACTCCATAGCACACACGACCATATTCTTATCCCTGAAGCCTGGAAACAAAATGTTCTGGAGATTCGGCAGATATTGGCGGTTTATGGAAGTAAGAGGTGGCGCGTATTTTCGGGGAAATATCGACGTGCTCACAATGAACTTGCAGGCTTATGCTCACAACAACTGCCCAAAATTCAAGATGCGCAACTCCGTATGGTTGATGCGATTCTTGAAGGGCAACGCGAACTGCCGTATTTTGAAAAGATAGAAGGACTCGGACAAGAACTATTTGGGACGCTTTGGAAGGGGAAGGCATCAAGCTGGCCTCAACTGCGAAGGATCGTCCAATATCTTTCAGCACTCTATAAGTCGGTAGAGGATAATGAGTTGCCGGAAGCGTTGATTGTGTATCTTGCATCAAACCCAGATTTGGGGACACTTAAGTCACTGGTGACAACGGTTGAGGAACATCAGAGCAACTATCCACATCTTCTTCAGACTGTGATTAATAAGATTCAATTGGACGAAACAGTGTTTGCCAGAGGCGATAATGGGTTGAGATCACTTCCTCTCACAAAGCAAGCGCAAGTTCTGGAGCGTTGGGAACACGAATCAGAAAAACTTCAAGAGATCGTCACCTACAACCACTTGGTAGAAGTTTTAAAAGATAGCGACTTCGCTGAAATTGTAGAGGTCGCAAACGATTGGGCGGAAGCCAGTGAGTTTTTATCAGATGTACTCAAGCGGACTTGGTACAGTGCCTGCGTTGAAACAGCAATTCGGGAACGCCCAATTCTTGCAAAATTTAGTAGCGATGTCCATCAAAATATCGTCGAAAATTCAAGAAATTAG
- a CDS encoding Uma2 family endonuclease has protein sequence MSTRLAPTYLTPEEYLTWERKQPFKNEYHNGQIVAMSGASLAHNSITVDITVQLSNQLMEGGCQLFAGDMRVRTAPTVSYYYPDVIVVCGEPRFEDATFDTLLNPILVVEVLSPSTAAFDRGEKFEHYKQIASLKEYILVSQSNVRVEHYRRQGSQWIHNTFEHLEDMLPLASIKCTLPLRAIYRRVMFNA, from the coding sequence ATGTCAACCCGTCTGGCACCGACATATTTGACCCCCGAGGAATATCTCACTTGGGAACGCAAGCAGCCCTTTAAAAACGAATACCACAATGGACAGATAGTCGCTATGTCTGGCGCGAGTCTTGCCCATAATAGCATTACGGTAGACATAACAGTCCAACTTAGCAACCAATTAATGGAAGGTGGGTGTCAACTCTTTGCCGGTGATATGCGCGTGCGGACTGCCCCAACAGTCTCCTATTACTATCCAGATGTTATCGTTGTTTGTGGTGAACCTCGTTTTGAGGATGCCACCTTTGATACGCTCCTCAATCCGATTCTTGTCGTAGAAGTGCTGTCTCCTTCAACCGCAGCGTTTGACCGCGGTGAAAAATTTGAACATTATAAGCAGATCGCATCTTTGAAAGAATATATCCTCGTCTCACAGAGCAACGTGCGTGTTGAACACTACCGGCGCCAAGGTTCCCAATGGATCCACAATACCTTTGAACATCTTGAAGATATGCTACCACTCGCTTCAATTAAATGCACGCTGCCCTTGCGTGCCATCTACAGACGCGTCATGTTCAACGCCTGA
- a CDS encoding zinc-binding alcohol dehydrogenase produces MPKELIAVAPRQPVLREYEEGPVPADSVRVQVEFGAPKRGTELTAYYGYNNPSFPLRLGNMCVGKIVEIGDDVEGFEIGERVANHGHLKETHTWPADRVLKMPERMTWKEAVCYDPAHFAMSAIRDGKVRVGERVAVFGLGAIGLMTVQMARIAGADFVAAVDPIERRRKVAEKTGAELVIDPTASNVAEVLKEATGGLGVDVAVETSAIYEALDDALRSVTFEGTIVYAGRAKACTGGLDLGAVAHVNIPNIIFARANSDPNRDHPRWNFKRIIDTCWKWLAAGRFDCEAVVDPVVPFEDSVEAYIEMDNHPERSVKLGVSFG; encoded by the coding sequence ATGCCAAAAGAATTAATCGCGGTTGCCCCGCGGCAACCCGTTTTGAGAGAATATGAGGAGGGTCCCGTCCCCGCGGATAGTGTTCGGGTTCAAGTCGAATTCGGGGCACCCAAGCGCGGTACCGAGCTGACAGCCTACTACGGATACAACAACCCAAGTTTTCCTCTGAGACTTGGGAATATGTGTGTCGGAAAAATTGTTGAAATTGGCGACGACGTTGAGGGTTTCGAGATTGGAGAGCGCGTCGCGAACCATGGGCATCTCAAGGAGACACACACATGGCCTGCAGACAGGGTCCTCAAGATGCCCGAGCGAATGACGTGGAAAGAGGCGGTCTGCTACGATCCAGCGCATTTCGCTATGTCCGCGATTCGTGATGGAAAAGTGCGTGTTGGTGAACGGGTCGCTGTCTTTGGGCTGGGTGCGATTGGGTTGATGACGGTGCAAATGGCGCGGATCGCGGGGGCTGATTTCGTCGCTGCCGTGGACCCGATTGAAAGACGGCGGAAAGTCGCTGAAAAGACGGGGGCGGAACTTGTCATTGACCCGACTGCCTCTAATGTTGCGGAGGTACTCAAAGAAGCGACCGGTGGACTTGGTGTTGATGTGGCTGTAGAAACCAGCGCAATCTACGAGGCACTCGATGATGCCCTTCGCAGCGTCACTTTTGAGGGAACAATCGTCTATGCGGGACGCGCGAAAGCGTGTACGGGTGGGCTTGACCTCGGTGCTGTCGCACACGTCAATATTCCGAACATCATCTTCGCACGCGCCAACAGCGATCCGAATCGCGATCATCCGCGTTGGAATTTCAAGCGGATTATTGATACCTGTTGGAAGTGGCTTGCTGCAGGACGATTTGACTGTGAAGCTGTCGTTGATCCAGTGGTGCCGTTTGAAGATTCAGTTGAAGCCTACATAGAGATGGACAATCACCCCGAACGGAGCGTCAAATTGGGGGTCTCCTTCGGTTGA
- a CDS encoding DUF3320 domain-containing protein has product MAYKHWEHLPRSETSSGQLGLLRREFEKKRRHLPIRGLISKAGNAVQAIKPVFMMSPLSVAKFLPPNSIDFDWVIFDEASQVKPVDAFGAIIRGEQTIVVGDSCQLPPTDFFDKHIGDNAENTEENLIGDTESILGLFRAQNAPERMLRWHYRSRHESLITVSNIEFYENRLQLFPSPDVAKEEVGLVYHLLTDTAYDRGGSRSNPEEARIVADKIMEHARSRPNLTLGVATFSTSQMQAVQDQLELLRRENPLYEKTFFNDHPEEPFFVKNLENVQGDERDVIFISIGYGHTADGKLTMNFGPLNQDGGERRLNVLITRARRRCEVFTNLTADDIDLGRTNARGIVALKRYLKYAQTGKTDIAVPTGREADSPFEVEVADALCGCGYEIDHQIGSAGYFIDLGIKDSERPGRYLLGIECDGATYHSAQSARDRDRLRQQVLEGLGWCIHRIWSTDWFRAPNKELRKVVEAIEAAKTHITSPHVPTSENSIPYSNEGGEEPKSEVETTVDPTPKLNSRSEKYKVAEPIISTHGRDLHTVPLYTMAKWVQRVVEIESPVHIDEVTRRITNAVGISRIGNRIRNTVGIAAHQAARSKSIQIQGKFLYWIEQDQVLVRDRSGLPNASRKLELIAPEELQIAIKQVVSDALGIERDDLTREACKLFGFKTASGNMRQKVEKVIGEMIEHGVLKAKGNSLLLD; this is encoded by the coding sequence GTGGCATATAAACATTGGGAACACTTGCCTCGCTCCGAAACCTCCAGTGGACAGTTGGGGCTGCTCAGGCGTGAATTTGAAAAAAAGCGGAGGCATCTGCCAATTCGCGGATTGATAAGCAAGGCAGGCAATGCGGTACAAGCAATTAAGCCCGTATTCATGATGAGTCCGCTCTCAGTAGCGAAGTTCCTACCCCCTAACAGTATTGACTTTGATTGGGTGATTTTTGACGAGGCCAGCCAAGTTAAACCTGTTGACGCTTTCGGAGCGATTATTCGGGGCGAACAAACAATTGTCGTTGGGGATAGTTGTCAACTTCCGCCAACCGATTTCTTTGATAAACACATAGGAGATAATGCCGAAAACACGGAGGAAAACCTAATTGGTGATACGGAGAGCATTTTGGGACTGTTTAGAGCCCAGAATGCGCCGGAACGCATGTTACGATGGCACTATCGCAGTCGACATGAATCACTAATTACCGTCTCTAACATCGAATTCTACGAAAATAGACTCCAACTCTTTCCAAGCCCTGATGTCGCGAAGGAAGAAGTCGGTTTGGTTTATCACCTTCTAACTGATACTGCTTATGACCGTGGTGGCAGTAGGAGCAACCCTGAAGAAGCCCGAATAGTGGCAGATAAAATTATGGAACACGCACGTTCACGTCCCAATTTGACACTCGGCGTGGCGACGTTTAGTACATCCCAAATGCAAGCAGTTCAAGATCAACTTGAACTCCTACGACGAGAAAATCCATTATACGAAAAAACATTCTTTAATGATCATCCTGAAGAACCGTTTTTTGTCAAAAATTTGGAAAACGTTCAAGGAGATGAGCGTGATGTCATTTTCATTAGCATTGGCTATGGGCACACTGCTGATGGCAAACTCACAATGAACTTCGGTCCCCTTAATCAAGATGGCGGAGAGCGACGGTTGAACGTATTGATTACGCGAGCTCGCAGACGTTGTGAAGTGTTCACCAATTTGACTGCTGATGATATTGACCTTGGTCGTACCAACGCCCGCGGCATCGTAGCACTCAAACGTTACCTCAAATATGCACAGACAGGCAAAACTGATATCGCGGTACCAACTGGCCGGGAGGCGGATTCGCCATTTGAAGTGGAGGTGGCAGATGCTCTATGTGGATGCGGCTATGAAATTGATCATCAAATCGGTTCTGCCGGTTATTTCATTGACCTTGGTATCAAAGATTCAGAACGCCCAGGACGTTATCTGTTGGGTATTGAGTGCGACGGAGCAACTTATCATAGTGCGCAATCAGCCCGAGACAGAGATCGACTAAGGCAGCAAGTACTTGAAGGACTCGGTTGGTGTATTCATCGTATCTGGAGCACCGATTGGTTTAGAGCCCCAAACAAGGAGCTCAGAAAGGTAGTTGAAGCGATCGAAGCAGCTAAGACACACATTACTTCTCCACATGTTCCTACTTCTGAAAACAGCATTCCTTATTCCAATGAAGGCGGGGAAGAACCAAAGTCAGAAGTTGAAACAACTGTCGATCCGACCCCGAAGTTAAACTCTCGGTCCGAAAAGTACAAAGTCGCTGAACCTATCATTTCAACTCATGGGCGTGATTTACATACTGTTCCATTATATACAATGGCAAAATGGGTTCAGCGAGTTGTTGAAATTGAAAGTCCGGTGCATATTGACGAAGTTACGAGGCGTATCACAAATGCTGTTGGGATAAGTCGGATCGGCAATCGCATTCGAAACACGGTTGGAATCGCTGCGCATCAGGCTGCGCGTTCTAAAAGTATTCAGATCCAGGGAAAGTTTCTCTATTGGATAGAGCAAGATCAAGTCCTCGTGCGAGACCGGAGCGGACTCCCGAATGCCTCACGAAAATTGGAACTCATCGCACCTGAAGAGTTACAGATAGCCATCAAACAAGTTGTATCGGACGCTTTGGGGATAGAGCGGGACGATTTAACCCGCGAGGCTTGCAAGTTGTTCGGCTTTAAAACCGCCAGCGGAAATATGCGACAAAAAGTTGAGAAAGTTATAGGTGAGATGATTGAACATGGGGTCTTGAAGGCAAAGGGTAATTCGCTACTACTGGATTAA
- a CDS encoding EamA family transporter translates to MAFTSIALILLSAFCHALWNFYGKSSRDTRILFFWCGFYTIVIAFIAFGIKQPVVPKPVWGYIVASAFVHLLYKLFLTHAYTVGEISFIYPIARAAPAFLPLFAFLFLKERISVPGLIGILCVMASILLYQQREARIQFKAFFRFLRQHDALWAYATLASVIGYSLIDKQGMLEFHRYSTEAPLWRAVTYYLMENSISQVFYGLSCLVRFPRQQILEIGRTEWKRSLAVVSLSLISYSLILYVLMTEKVSYVTAVRQCSVIFVVLLGGYALKETYTKRRLIAAVMMVLGIFLIANF, encoded by the coding sequence ATGGCTTTCACTTCAATTGCCTTAATTCTACTGTCAGCATTTTGCCATGCTTTATGGAATTTCTACGGTAAATCCAGCAGAGATACACGCATCCTCTTTTTCTGGTGTGGATTTTACACCATAGTCATAGCCTTTATTGCCTTTGGCATTAAGCAACCGGTAGTCCCGAAACCGGTATGGGGCTATATTGTTGCCTCCGCCTTTGTTCATCTGTTATATAAGCTGTTTTTGACGCACGCGTATACCGTTGGTGAGATCTCATTCATCTATCCGATTGCGCGTGCTGCCCCAGCTTTCCTACCGCTCTTCGCCTTTCTTTTTTTGAAGGAACGCATTTCCGTGCCAGGTTTGATAGGCATTCTCTGTGTGATGGCTTCCATACTGCTCTACCAACAACGCGAAGCACGTATACAATTCAAAGCGTTCTTTCGCTTCCTACGCCAACATGATGCCCTCTGGGCTTACGCCACCCTCGCCAGCGTCATTGGGTACTCACTCATAGACAAACAGGGGATGCTTGAATTTCATCGCTACTCAACAGAGGCTCCTTTGTGGCGAGCCGTGACCTACTATTTAATGGAGAACAGTATCTCGCAAGTTTTCTACGGGTTGTCCTGCCTCGTTCGGTTTCCGCGCCAGCAGATTCTCGAGATTGGACGCACGGAATGGAAGCGGAGCCTTGCTGTTGTGAGTCTTTCGCTGATCTCTTATTCGCTCATCCTCTACGTCTTAATGACAGAGAAGGTCAGCTACGTGACTGCGGTTCGGCAGTGCTCTGTCATTTTCGTTGTTCTGCTCGGTGGATACGCCTTGAAAGAAACCTATACAAAACGCCGCTTGATCGCAGCCGTGATGATGGTACTCGGCATCTTCTTGATTGCCAATTTTTAA
- a CDS encoding methyltransferase domain-containing protein, whose protein sequence is MRRIVEPEVMDTAEAAEAYDAMEHGEVDQAFVDRVVALGASTGHFLDVGTGPAQIPILLAQHCPDIHITAIDLSEEMLKIAKRHVADAGLTDRITLECVDAKTLPYPDNTFDGLISNSIVHHIHDAMSALKEMGRVARPQGTVLIRDLIRPETPADAQAFVDLYAADDTPYQQKLYYDSFLAAFTIAEVNEMLAQMGLPSAAVVQSTDRHWSIERSV, encoded by the coding sequence ATGAGACGAATTGTAGAACCAGAAGTCATGGATACAGCGGAAGCCGCCGAAGCCTACGATGCGATGGAGCACGGTGAGGTTGACCAGGCTTTTGTAGATCGCGTTGTCGCGCTCGGTGCGAGCACTGGACATTTTCTGGATGTCGGCACCGGTCCCGCGCAGATTCCCATCCTCCTCGCCCAACATTGTCCCGATATCCACATCACCGCCATCGATCTGTCCGAAGAGATGCTAAAGATAGCGAAGCGTCACGTCGCAGATGCCGGTCTCACCGATCGGATAACCCTTGAATGCGTCGATGCCAAAACCCTACCTTACCCCGACAACACCTTTGACGGACTCATCTCCAACAGCATTGTGCATCACATCCACGACGCGATGAGCGCACTCAAAGAGATGGGGCGAGTTGCCCGCCCGCAAGGAACAGTTCTCATCCGCGATCTCATCCGTCCTGAAACACCCGCAGATGCGCAAGCCTTTGTAGACTTGTATGCCGCTGACGATACCCCTTACCAACAGAAACTCTACTACGACTCCTTCCTCGCCGCGTTCACCATCGCCGAAGTCAATGAGATGTTAGCACAGATGGGCCTGCCGAGTGCTGCTGTCGTCCAAAGCACGGATCGCCACTGGTCCATTGAGCGCAGCGTTTAG
- a CDS encoding 2,3-bisphosphoglycerate-independent phosphoglycerate mutase: protein MTSQQKRPVVLIIRDGWGNNPYPEFQHVNAVHLAKTPVDDWLRQNYPNVQIHTSGEDVGLPPGVIGNSEVGHQNIGAGRIVNQELLRISTMIRSGEFAQNKVLLDAIAHAKKHGTHLHLMGLASDAGVHSSLEHLYGLLTLAKANGLEADQVLIHNFSDGRDCQPDLGIQFCEQIEAKLKEIGIGQIASVVGRYYAMDRDDRWERVEVAYRLLTEGTDNRVAAAADAYRDYYDNPDDTNRRGDEFVRPSVVLGSDGKPLPRITNGDAVIFYNFRGDRPRELTKAFCLDEFPFQAEGKDGITRQMGFKRNCKPDVKFVTMTEYERGMPVEAAVKKPPKMPNTLGAYVSEMGLTQFRCAETEKFPHVTFFFNDYRDEPYKGEDRQIIASPRDVTTYDQKPEMSAPGVTEEMLRRIDSDTYDLMILNYANGDMVGHTGSLSAAIKAVEAVDVGVGKIVDAVLKKDGALIVTADHGNCEQMVDPETGGIHTAHTTYDVDLIVVDNQRKGQQLREGGRLADIAPTTLHLLGLDQPAEMTGESLF from the coding sequence ATGACATCCCAGCAGAAACGCCCCGTCGTTCTCATCATTCGAGACGGCTGGGGCAATAATCCGTATCCCGAATTTCAGCACGTGAACGCCGTTCATCTCGCAAAAACACCCGTAGATGACTGGCTGCGACAGAACTATCCGAACGTCCAAATCCATACCTCCGGCGAAGATGTCGGTTTACCCCCGGGTGTCATTGGCAACAGTGAAGTCGGACATCAGAACATCGGGGCAGGACGCATCGTGAATCAAGAACTCCTCCGTATCAGCACTATGATCCGTTCCGGCGAGTTTGCTCAGAATAAAGTGCTTTTGGACGCAATCGCTCATGCCAAAAAGCACGGAACACATCTCCATCTCATGGGGTTGGCAAGCGACGCTGGTGTTCACAGCTCACTTGAACATCTCTATGGTCTCCTCACACTCGCCAAGGCGAACGGACTCGAAGCTGACCAGGTTTTAATTCACAATTTCAGCGATGGACGCGACTGCCAACCAGACCTCGGTATCCAATTCTGTGAGCAGATTGAAGCGAAATTGAAGGAGATAGGCATTGGACAGATAGCTTCCGTTGTCGGGCGTTATTACGCAATGGATCGGGATGACCGGTGGGAACGGGTTGAGGTAGCATATCGTCTCCTAACCGAGGGAACTGACAACCGTGTTGCTGCCGCTGCAGATGCCTATCGGGACTATTATGACAACCCTGATGACACCAATCGTAGAGGCGATGAATTCGTCCGTCCGTCCGTAGTCCTTGGGAGCGATGGTAAACCACTTCCGCGTATCACTAATGGAGATGCTGTCATTTTCTATAACTTTCGTGGGGATCGACCCAGAGAACTCACGAAAGCCTTTTGTCTTGATGAATTCCCGTTTCAAGCAGAAGGGAAAGACGGTATCACGCGACAGATGGGATTTAAACGGAATTGCAAACCTGACGTTAAATTTGTCACAATGACCGAGTACGAACGCGGGATGCCTGTTGAAGCGGCTGTCAAAAAACCACCCAAGATGCCGAATACGCTGGGTGCTTATGTTAGCGAGATGGGACTCACGCAGTTCCGATGCGCGGAAACTGAGAAATTTCCACACGTTACCTTCTTTTTCAACGACTACCGAGATGAACCCTACAAAGGCGAAGATCGGCAGATTATCGCCTCGCCACGTGACGTAACGACCTACGATCAGAAACCGGAGATGTCCGCACCGGGTGTGACAGAAGAGATGTTGCGTCGCATCGATTCTGATACATACGATTTGATGATCCTCAACTACGCCAACGGCGACATGGTGGGGCATACCGGTTCGCTCTCAGCCGCTATCAAAGCAGTTGAGGCAGTTGATGTCGGGGTCGGAAAAATCGTTGATGCCGTGCTTAAAAAGGATGGTGCGCTCATTGTCACCGCCGACCATGGGAACTGTGAGCAGATGGTTGATCCAGAGACCGGTGGTATTCATACTGCACATACTACATACGATGTAGACCTCATCGTTGTTGATAATCAACGCAAAGGACAGCAACTCCGTGAGGGCGGACGGCTTGCCGACATTGCACCCACAACGCTCCATCTTCTCGGTTTAGATCAGCCCGCTGAGATGACAGGTGAATCACTTTTCTAA
- a CDS encoding LamG domain-containing protein, which translates to MNFKTKHFLLSAKSTSSVIIRDLRRTRPNATCIQTINAFRSPIEFSYQILIFFTLPLQKCVTMVTNLQDTNPKFCACIGEVVMPKVIFVLSLLFSLLIITNLSIANVAEDGLVAYWPFDEGKGKEAIDVTGNGHDGEFHGKPKWVEGKFGTGLEFNGVDDHVIVADDPAFAIEENITLMTWFSPDDDLTGHRLMSKNNSIFVIFDFGDKNSIDFLVKPNNTFAQSTTTDWKVGEWYHFAGTFDGKTMKVYINGELEGEAANNVPIAPSGLELWIGGDDLGNATDHFPGKIDEVRLYEKTLSEADIQKVMETPQDVEARGKLATTWGKLKTGIR; encoded by the coding sequence ATGAATTTTAAGACGAAACACTTTCTCTTATCCGCGAAATCCACGTCATCCGTGATAATCCGAGATTTGCGGCGTACTCGCCCAAATGCGACGTGCATTCAGACAATTAACGCGTTTCGTTCGCCCATCGAATTTTCCTATCAAATCTTAATTTTTTTTACACTTCCTTTGCAAAAATGTGTTACAATGGTAACAAATCTCCAAGATACAAATCCAAAATTTTGCGCTTGCATAGGAGAAGTTGTAATGCCAAAAGTTATCTTTGTATTGTCACTGCTATTCTCACTCCTCATTATTACCAACCTCAGTATCGCCAACGTCGCAGAAGACGGACTCGTCGCTTACTGGCCCTTTGATGAAGGCAAAGGCAAAGAAGCCATAGACGTGACAGGCAACGGGCATGATGGGGAATTTCACGGTAAGCCGAAATGGGTTGAAGGAAAATTTGGCACCGGACTCGAATTTAACGGTGTAGACGATCATGTCATCGTCGCAGACGATCCCGCCTTCGCAATCGAGGAAAATATCACCCTCATGACATGGTTCAGTCCAGACGATGACCTCACCGGGCACCGCTTAATGAGTAAAAATAACTCCATCTTCGTCATCTTCGACTTCGGCGACAAAAATAGTATCGACTTTCTCGTCAAACCGAACAATACCTTCGCACAATCCACAACAACCGATTGGAAAGTGGGCGAGTGGTATCACTTCGCAGGGACGTTCGATGGAAAGACGATGAAGGTTTACATAAACGGCGAACTCGAAGGCGAAGCTGCTAACAATGTTCCAATTGCTCCGTCCGGTTTAGAACTCTGGATTGGGGGCGATGATCTCGGCAACGCCACCGACCACTTCCCGGGTAAAATTGATGAAGTCCGACTCTATGAGAAAACCTTGAGCGAAGCCGACATCCAAAAGGTCATGGAAACCCCACAGGATGTGGAAGCGCGTGGTAAACTCGCCACAACATGGGGCAAACTAAAGACAGGAATCAGATAA